In Rosa chinensis cultivar Old Blush chromosome 1, RchiOBHm-V2, whole genome shotgun sequence, a genomic segment contains:
- the LOC112182090 gene encoding uncharacterized protein LOC112182090 isoform X1, which yields MEPLEKVENFGRLAHWFFSLAKSRIDAEACSIREELDKLMTLQQPLSGSCNNSSETAKDATVENLKAALVEIQLCSRLESLLLKKKSLNNGDSPELHTEKVEKLKVLSESLANSTSQAEKRILDHRESFFEAAESVPEKNYLDVYRFESWGGSLLPTYAVGQQMRTEF from the exons ATGGAGCCtttggagaaagttgagaaCTTTGGCCGTCTTGCTCATTGGTTTTTTTCTCTGGCCAAATCAAG AATAGATGCTGAAGCCTGCAGCATAAGGGAGGAACTTGATAAACTGATGACACTGCAGCAGCCTTTAAGTGGAAGTTGTAACAATTCATCGGAGACAGCAAAAGATGCAACGGTAGAG AATTTAAAAGCAGCACTCGTAGAAATTCAACTATGTTCCAGGTTGGAGTCTCTGTTACTAAAGAAGAAATCCTTGAACAATGGGGACTCACCTGAGCTGCACACTGAAAAG GTCGAAAAATTGAAAGTATTATCAGAATCTCTTGCTAATTCCACCTCACAAGCAGAAAAGCGCATTTTGGACCACAG GGAAAGCTTTTTTGAAGCAGCTGAAAGTGTTCCTGAG AAAAATTACTTAGATGTGTATCGCTTTGAATCATGGGGAGGTTCACTGCTACCAACATATGCTGTTGGACAACAG ATGAGGACCGAGTTCTAG
- the LOC112182090 gene encoding uncharacterized protein LOC112182090 isoform X2, which produces MEPLEKVENFGRLAHWFFSLAKSRIDAEACSIREELDKLMTLQQPLSGSCNNSSETAKDATVENLKAALVEIQLCSRLESLLLKKKSLNNGDSPELHTEKVEKLKVLSESLANSTSQAEKRILDHRESFFEAAESVPEMRTEF; this is translated from the exons ATGGAGCCtttggagaaagttgagaaCTTTGGCCGTCTTGCTCATTGGTTTTTTTCTCTGGCCAAATCAAG AATAGATGCTGAAGCCTGCAGCATAAGGGAGGAACTTGATAAACTGATGACACTGCAGCAGCCTTTAAGTGGAAGTTGTAACAATTCATCGGAGACAGCAAAAGATGCAACGGTAGAG AATTTAAAAGCAGCACTCGTAGAAATTCAACTATGTTCCAGGTTGGAGTCTCTGTTACTAAAGAAGAAATCCTTGAACAATGGGGACTCACCTGAGCTGCACACTGAAAAG GTCGAAAAATTGAAAGTATTATCAGAATCTCTTGCTAATTCCACCTCACAAGCAGAAAAGCGCATTTTGGACCACAG GGAAAGCTTTTTTGAAGCAGCTGAAAGTGTTCCTGAG ATGAGGACCGAGTTCTAG